In Stomoxys calcitrans chromosome 2, idStoCalc2.1, whole genome shotgun sequence, the following proteins share a genomic window:
- the LOC106086697 gene encoding max-like protein X codes for MAEQRTVAELLGGHCSEDYGATTMDQDQVTVDSREGTKHYSRCSSAGSIHTPNSSPHNTDDDEDSGDNCSGRGGSANASTLSYKERRREAHTQAEQKRRDAIKKGYDSLQELVPTCQQNDSASGYKLSKALILQKSIDYIGYLNQQKKKQEEESAALQKEVIALRIIQNSYEHMLQHQQANPGPEEERLTDEAKFQVFQAVMDEMFETFQHIPMDNFKQLTTGVIPWLEEHCKPHILRNILSRTLQDMSQQSSHQSMSVDQQDSDGFS; via the exons ATGGCTGAGCAGCGCACTGTGGCAGAACTGTTGG GGGGACATTGCAGCGAAGATTACGGCGCAACGACAATGGACCAAGATCAAGTTACTGTCGATAGTAGGGAAGGCACAAAGCATTATTCACGTTGCAGCAGTGCGGGTAGTATACACACACCGAATTCTTCGCCCCACAATACAG ATGATGACGAAGACAGCGGTGATAACTGTAGTGGCCGTGGGGGCTCAGCAAATGCGTCCACTCTTAGCTATAAGGAACGTAGGCGTGAAGCCCACACCCAGGCTGAGCAAAAACGTCGCGATGCCATTAAAAAGGGCTATGATAGTCTCCAAGAGCTAGTTCCCACTTGTCAGCAAAATGATTCAGCTTCGGGTTACAAATTGAGTAAAGCTTTGATTTTACAAAAGTCCATTGACTACATTGGATACCTGAACCAGCAGAAAAAGAAGCAAGAGGAGGAGAGTGCTGCCCTACAAAAGGAAGTGATAGCTTTAAGGATTATACAAAATAGTTACGAGCATATGCTGCAACATCAACAGGCCAATCCAGGACCTGAAGAAGAGCGTCTAACTGACGAGGCCAAATTTCAAGTG tttcaagCGGTTATGGACGAAATGTTTGAAACCTTCCAACACATACCCATGGacaattttaaacaattaaCTACAGGCGTAATTCCCTGGTTGGAAGAACATTGCAAACCTCATATACTGAGAAATATTTTAAGTAGAACGCTACAAGATATGTCCCAGCAATCGAGTCACCAAAGTATGAGTGTTGATCAGCAAGATAGTGATGGGTTTAGTTGA